The following DNA comes from Ricinus communis isolate WT05 ecotype wild-type chromosome 10, ASM1957865v1, whole genome shotgun sequence.
AGGTTTGGCAATGAAAAGAGTGCTTTTTAATTTCTGGGGGTGGTTATGTGAGTTCATATCTTGATCTTTTATTTGGGCTTTGTTCCTTTTCATGGTATATTTAGCTCAGTCTGCTTTTTACCGGCATAAATTTGACTGTTCTTGACTTACTTTCTTCCAGATGGTGGTTCATGACTGGTTGTCTTAAATGAATGAATTTCCTTAAGCACTCAGGATTTACATGAAACATTTATACAACTTTGTATAACTGAGCACTTTTCCTGCAATCAATGCATTTATAAGTAACGTTGTTCaggttttttattaatttaaggCATGTACTCTTGGTTCCATTTCAATTTGATTCAAGAGATTGCACATTTCTGAAAGAGATCCACTCTGTTAGTAGCTCTGAAGATGAATTTAAGTGCATAAACAACAAATTCAcccataaaagtaaaattctgAATATCTTTACTGAAGTGAAATTTTTGCAAAAGATGGGTTGGCTCCATTTTTAGATCTTTCGCAGACTTTTCTGCTGAATTTGaccacataatatatatatatagttggTTTCACATTTTTGTTCATTGATGGGTACTCTTTCACTGTAGGTTGGCTGCAGCAGTGATGGATTCTAAAAGGGCGACAATTAACAATATTAAAGACAATTTGGAACTTCAGACTTGGTCTGACCTTCCTATAGAACTTCTAGAACTGATATTTTGCCATTTAACTTTAGAGGATAACATTCATGCCTCTGTTGTCTGCAAGAGATGGCACACAGCTGCAATTTCTGTCAGAGTGGTAAACAAATCACCCTGGCTTATGTATTTTCCAAAATATGGTAATTTGTACGAGTTCTATGATCCAGCACAGCGCAAGACCTATTCCCTTGAGTTACCAGAGCTGTATTGGTCACGAATCTGTTACACTAAAGATGGTTGGTTGTTGCTATACAGACCCATAACACACCGTGTGTTCTTCTTTAATCCATTTACTAAGAAAATGATCAAACTGCCAAGATTTGAATTGACTTATCAGATAGTTGCCTTCTCTTCTTCACCAACAAATGCAAGCTGTGTTGTTTTCACGGTTAAGCACATCAGTCCCACAATCGTTGCTATAAGTACCTGTCACCCTGGGGCAACTGAGTGGGTTACTGTTAATTACCAAAACCGATTGCCTTTTGTTAGTAGTATTTGGAACAAGATTGTTTTCTGCAGCGGTCTCTTTTACTGTTTAAGCCTCACAGGCTGGCTGGGGGTTTTCGACCCAGTGGAGCGGACCTGGAATGTTCTTGTTGTGCCTCCACCTAA
Coding sequences within:
- the LOC8263209 gene encoding F-box/kelch-repeat protein At1g57790, translated to MAGRKRRKLKSLAAAVMDSKRATINNIKDNLELQTWSDLPIELLELIFCHLTLEDNIHASVVCKRWHTAAISVRVVNKSPWLMYFPKYGNLYEFYDPAQRKTYSLELPELYWSRICYTKDGWLLLYRPITHRVFFFNPFTKKMIKLPRFELTYQIVAFSSSPTNASCVVFTVKHISPTIVAISTCHPGATEWVTVNYQNRLPFVSSIWNKIVFCSGLFYCLSLTGWLGVFDPVERTWNVLVVPPPKCPENFFAKNWWKGKFMSEHNGDILVIYTCCSENPIIFKLNKSNMTWEEMKTLDGVTLFASFLSSHSRTDLPGIMRNSIYFSKVRFFGKRCISYSLDDCRYYPRKQCHDWGEQDPFENIWIEPPEDLSTFV